In the genome of Balneolaceae bacterium, one region contains:
- a CDS encoding cupin domain-containing protein — protein sequence MKLRISELIDRLNLKSHPEGGYYTEVYRSDGIIETDKDDFPDGRHYSTSIYYLLGSDDQSQFHRIKSDEVWHHYEGSPITIHLISQSGTYRKLNVGKDLEAGQKPQHIVPAGYWFGVTVDDPDRFALCGCTVSPGFDFDDFELADRDDLLAQFPDHEEIIKKLTQV from the coding sequence ATGAAACTAAGAATATCGGAACTTATTGATAGATTAAACCTTAAATCCCATCCTGAAGGCGGATATTATACAGAAGTGTACCGGAGCGACGGAATTATAGAAACAGATAAGGATGATTTTCCTGACGGCCGCCATTACAGCACATCGATCTATTACCTGCTTGGAAGTGACGATCAATCACAATTCCATCGAATAAAGTCAGATGAAGTCTGGCATCACTATGAGGGATCACCGATTACCATCCATCTGATTTCCCAAAGCGGTACCTATCGAAAATTAAACGTTGGTAAAGATCTTGAAGCCGGCCAAAAACCACAACACATTGTGCCCGCCGGGTATTGGTTTGGCGTTACCGTTGACGATCCGGACCGTTTTGCCCTCTGCGGATGTACCGTCTCTCCCGGTTTTGATTTTGATGATTTTGAGCTGGCGGATCGGGATGATCTTTTAGCCCAATTTCCTGATCATGAAGAGATCATCAAAAAATTGACTCAGGTGTGA
- a CDS encoding glycerophosphodiester phosphodiesterase family protein: MRFLIAVFFSIFLMTCTNNQPTQTFDLQGHRGARGLMPENTIPAFLKAVDLGVDTIELDVVVTGDERILVSHEPWFSHNISTKPDGSPVTEEEEMEYNIYEMTYEETQQFDVGKKGHPSFPNQERMEAKKPLLRDVIETVENYTDEQGLQDVKYNIETKSEPMRYGTYYPQPEKFAQLLNDLLMDLDEEFDMLDRVIIQSFDPATLVEFRKLNPDVSIAMLVSNRQTIQHYVNELGFVPEIWSPNYQLVSSRMIAEAHSLDMKVIPWTVNTTEEMNDLIEMGVDGIITDYPDSAMVLQ, encoded by the coding sequence ATGAGGTTTTTAATCGCCGTATTCTTCTCAATTTTTCTTATGACATGTACCAACAACCAACCCACACAAACATTTGATCTGCAAGGCCATCGCGGGGCACGCGGACTGATGCCTGAAAATACAATTCCCGCATTTCTAAAGGCTGTTGACTTAGGGGTTGATACGATTGAGTTGGATGTTGTCGTAACCGGAGATGAAAGAATCCTCGTCTCGCATGAGCCCTGGTTCAGCCATAATATCAGTACCAAACCGGATGGCTCGCCGGTCACCGAAGAGGAAGAGATGGAGTACAACATCTACGAGATGACATACGAAGAAACACAACAGTTTGACGTTGGGAAAAAAGGCCATCCCTCCTTTCCCAACCAAGAGAGAATGGAGGCCAAAAAACCTCTGCTGCGTGATGTAATTGAGACTGTTGAAAATTATACCGACGAACAGGGATTACAGGATGTAAAGTACAATATCGAGACCAAAAGTGAACCGATGCGCTATGGCACGTATTATCCTCAGCCGGAAAAATTTGCACAGCTCCTGAATGATCTTTTGATGGATCTCGATGAGGAATTCGACATGCTGGACCGGGTGATCATCCAGTCTTTTGATCCCGCTACGTTGGTTGAATTTCGGAAGCTCAATCCCGATGTATCTATAGCCATGCTGGTTTCCAACCGGCAAACAATACAGCACTACGTAAATGAGTTAGGATTTGTACCGGAAATCTGGAGTCCGAACTACCAGTTGGTTAGTTCACGGATGATAGCCGAAGCCCACAGTCTTGACATGAAAGTGATCCCCTGGACGGTGAACACAACAGAAGAGATGAACGACCTGATTGAAATGGGAGTGGATGGAATTATTACAGATTACCCGGATAGTGCGATGGTTTTGCAGTGA
- a CDS encoding phosphoglycerate mutase family protein, translated as MKKRLISCHQIVKLAFLISLLSPVTLTAHSLDGDLITIILVRHAEKADNSHDPDLSEAGYERAEKLAEMFKRVSFDAVYSTNFKRTQKTAKSTADLNDLDLQIYDHQNPTSQVEKWLEMHQGETILVCGHSNSTPTFANTILEGEHFDESFDESDYGNILIITIAGDGERKLLHLRY; from the coding sequence ATGAAAAAAAGATTAATAAGCTGTCATCAAATTGTAAAACTTGCTTTCTTGATCAGTCTTCTTAGCCCGGTCACTCTGACTGCTCATTCTTTAGATGGTGATTTAATAACAATCATCTTGGTTCGCCATGCTGAAAAAGCAGATAACAGCCACGATCCCGATTTGAGTGAAGCCGGTTACGAACGAGCAGAAAAATTGGCTGAGATGTTTAAACGGGTATCCTTTGATGCCGTTTATTCAACGAATTTCAAAAGAACTCAGAAAACGGCCAAATCCACTGCCGACTTGAATGATCTGGACCTTCAAATCTATGATCATCAAAATCCAACATCGCAGGTTGAGAAGTGGCTGGAGATGCATCAAGGTGAAACGATATTGGTTTGCGGTCATTCCAATTCAACGCCGACCTTTGCAAATACGATTTTAGAAGGAGAACATTTTGATGAAAGTTTCGATGAATCTGATTACGGCAATATTCTGATTATTACCATTGCCGGGGATGGAGAAAGAAAACTTTTGCATTTGAGATATTGA
- a CDS encoding endonuclease MutS2, translated as MDSETSIDTKKAYQKLGFEAVLESALQHTYTPYGKEFLKNLSPATDPERVSEILGYASEWMKILQSSSNHPLSVIEDTTEILKASRIKENTLPLEDFLVVLENARLGRTIKNFFKDHELDLENLKSISDRLVNHQPVEKAIRKVVTDKGDLRDDASSKLKQIRGRLNRERNRLRDTIHSVMRRVSKKGMTSDEGPTIRSGRMVIPIQAEFKRKVDGFIHDVSSTGQTIYLEPVEALQINNEIRQLEAEEQREIERILRELTAEVGKYSDTLERNIPIIAQFDAIHARVKLGLNLDGSIPELSSDGHLDLIDALNPNLVLKNLSLKEPEPVVPLNLELNPDELALVITGPNAGGKSVAMRTVGMLNLMLQSGFPIPVQPDSEIPVLNGIYIDIGDDQSIENDLSTFSSRLQWMRNTLQKLKKNSLVLIDEAGSGTDPEEGGALFQAFVEKVIEMGARVIVTTHHGSLKVFAHEHEKVVNGAMEFNQENLTPTYRFKKGYPGSSYAFEIADRLNLPKEVMNKARELLGEKRDSMGDLLISLEENMQEFEQLKHEYEKRLRSVEKREKDYEKDQKNIKNKRKKIIEKAYKDAEEIMKGANQRIEKAVEKVVSEGRENKEKITEARRDILDAKKEIASDKEEVEQEEKPYRSKEKPKVGDHVLIEESNTSGELVELSGKKATVLVNGMKIKSNLNKLVKTRPPKKEKSMKTRSYSISKDTDLSVSPSLDLRGKRGDEAIKELTKYLDNALTRGMSQVEIIHGKGEGILHKLVHEHLEERSEVKSFEIAPWDSGGSGCTVVHLD; from the coding sequence ATGGATTCAGAAACAAGTATTGATACGAAAAAAGCTTACCAAAAACTTGGATTTGAAGCGGTTTTGGAGTCCGCTTTACAGCATACTTATACCCCTTATGGAAAAGAGTTTCTAAAAAATTTAAGTCCGGCCACAGATCCGGAAAGGGTTTCTGAAATTCTTGGATATGCTTCTGAATGGATGAAAATTCTTCAAAGCAGTTCAAATCATCCGCTTTCTGTGATTGAGGATACGACTGAAATTTTGAAAGCCAGCCGGATCAAAGAAAATACGCTGCCACTTGAGGATTTCCTGGTAGTGCTCGAAAATGCCCGGCTCGGCAGAACGATCAAGAATTTCTTTAAAGACCACGAGTTGGATCTTGAAAATCTGAAAAGTATTTCTGATCGGCTTGTCAATCACCAACCGGTGGAAAAGGCGATCCGGAAAGTGGTGACCGATAAGGGAGATCTGCGGGATGATGCCAGCAGTAAGCTGAAACAGATTCGCGGTCGCCTGAACCGGGAACGAAACCGGCTCAGAGATACCATTCATTCGGTGATGCGGCGAGTCTCAAAAAAAGGAATGACATCCGATGAAGGCCCAACTATTCGCAGCGGCCGCATGGTAATCCCTATCCAGGCGGAATTTAAGCGTAAGGTTGATGGCTTTATCCATGACGTCTCCTCCACCGGCCAAACCATCTATCTCGAACCGGTTGAAGCACTTCAGATCAACAACGAGATCCGGCAACTTGAAGCGGAAGAGCAGCGGGAAATTGAACGAATTCTTCGGGAATTAACAGCTGAAGTTGGAAAATATTCAGATACACTTGAGAGAAATATCCCCATTATTGCGCAGTTCGATGCTATTCATGCACGTGTAAAACTGGGGCTGAATCTTGACGGAAGTATCCCTGAGTTAAGCTCAGACGGACACCTGGATTTAATAGATGCGTTGAATCCCAACCTGGTGCTTAAAAATCTGTCGCTGAAGGAGCCCGAACCTGTCGTTCCTCTCAATCTTGAACTGAACCCGGATGAGCTGGCCCTGGTAATTACCGGACCCAATGCCGGTGGAAAATCTGTGGCGATGCGTACGGTTGGAATGCTGAATTTAATGCTACAAAGTGGTTTCCCGATCCCGGTTCAGCCGGATTCTGAAATCCCGGTCTTGAATGGTATTTATATTGATATCGGGGATGACCAATCGATCGAAAATGATCTGAGTACGTTTTCTTCACGCTTACAGTGGATGAGAAACACGCTGCAAAAACTCAAAAAGAACTCACTTGTTTTGATTGATGAGGCTGGCTCCGGGACCGATCCAGAGGAAGGGGGTGCGCTTTTCCAGGCGTTTGTTGAAAAAGTGATTGAAATGGGAGCTCGCGTGATTGTTACCACGCATCACGGATCACTCAAAGTGTTTGCACATGAGCACGAAAAAGTGGTGAACGGAGCGATGGAGTTTAACCAGGAGAACCTCACTCCCACCTATCGATTCAAAAAAGGATATCCCGGGAGCAGTTATGCGTTTGAGATTGCCGACCGCCTGAATCTGCCTAAAGAAGTGATGAACAAAGCCCGTGAACTTTTGGGTGAAAAACGAGATTCAATGGGCGATCTACTGATCAGTTTAGAGGAGAATATGCAGGAGTTTGAGCAGTTGAAACATGAGTATGAAAAGCGGCTCAGGTCAGTTGAAAAAAGAGAGAAAGACTACGAGAAGGATCAGAAGAACATCAAAAATAAGCGGAAGAAAATTATCGAAAAAGCGTATAAAGATGCTGAAGAGATCATGAAGGGGGCTAATCAACGAATTGAGAAGGCTGTTGAAAAAGTGGTGAGCGAGGGGCGCGAAAACAAAGAAAAAATTACCGAAGCCCGCCGCGATATTCTTGATGCCAAGAAAGAGATCGCCTCAGACAAGGAAGAGGTTGAGCAGGAGGAAAAACCTTATCGAAGCAAGGAGAAGCCGAAGGTGGGCGATCATGTACTCATTGAAGAGAGCAATACATCCGGCGAACTGGTTGAACTCTCCGGAAAGAAAGCTACGGTTTTGGTGAACGGTATGAAGATCAAATCGAACCTGAACAAGCTGGTGAAAACACGCCCTCCGAAAAAAGAGAAATCGATGAAAACACGATCTTATTCCATTTCCAAGGATACCGATCTTTCCGTGAGTCCCTCCCTGGACCTGCGCGGAAAACGCGGTGATGAGGCGATAAAAGAACTCACAAAATACCTGGATAATGCTCTCACCCGCGGAATGAGCCAGGTAGAAATTATTCACGGCAAGGGCGAAGGTATTCTACACAAGCTGGTTCATGAACACCTGGAGGAACGCTCTGAGGTGAAATCGTTTGAAATTGCTCCATGGGATAGTGGTGGGTCGGGTTGTACGGTTGTTCATTTGGATTGA
- a CDS encoding PhzF family phenazine biosynthesis protein has translation MKLYQVDAFTDEVFSGNPAAVVPLESWLSDDDMQNISAENNLSETAFFVEEPDGNYTIRWFTPQTEVDICGHATLASAHVLFDHLNFENKRVVFQSKSGELTVEKRENIYWMNFPSNPPEPIPVPKLLPEAIGTIPLYTGVNRDMLVLLQDEDTVQSVKPDFSLLERMEVRGIIITAKGEDCDFVSRYFAPSMGIYEDPVTGSAHTLLTPFWEKRLGKSALNSSPGIQKRWQYYV, from the coding sequence ATGAAATTATACCAGGTAGATGCATTTACAGATGAGGTGTTTTCCGGGAATCCTGCGGCCGTTGTTCCATTAGAAAGTTGGTTGAGTGATGATGATATGCAAAATATTTCCGCCGAAAACAATCTTTCTGAAACCGCCTTTTTTGTTGAAGAACCGGACGGAAATTATACCATACGATGGTTTACACCTCAGACGGAAGTAGATATTTGTGGACATGCCACGCTTGCTTCGGCTCATGTTTTATTTGACCATCTGAATTTTGAGAATAAGAGAGTAGTCTTTCAGTCGAAAAGCGGAGAGCTGACGGTAGAGAAGAGAGAGAACATCTACTGGATGAACTTTCCATCCAATCCCCCCGAACCCATTCCGGTCCCAAAGTTACTGCCCGAAGCTATAGGTACAATTCCACTTTATACCGGCGTAAACAGGGATATGCTTGTTTTGCTACAGGATGAGGATACGGTTCAATCCGTAAAACCAGATTTTAGTTTGCTTGAAAGAATGGAGGTTCGGGGAATCATCATTACCGCAAAGGGAGAGGATTGTGATTTTGTGAGCCGATATTTTGCTCCGTCGATGGGAATTTACGAAGATCCGGTAACGGGATCGGCTCATACATTGTTGACTCCATTTTGGGAAAAACGCCTTGGGAAATCAGCTCTTAACAGCTCGCCAGGTATCCAAAAGAGGTGGCAATATTATGTGTAA
- a CDS encoding sulfite exporter TauE/SafE family protein translates to MFFLILVLAGITAGILAGLFGIGGGILFTPILFLVFTSAGLENPTPWTIATALFCTFIASISSSIQQRSERNFYWREGILLGLLGSLGVYLGKITVTSAYYTEDVFVSLFSILLVIVAVLFYKRSRTDRKLQITKDSFSVPKAGVAGVFGGVIAALAGVGGGIVLVPIMNLVYKLKLSKAVSISSLAIVFISLSGWLQYAFFAGVHNGLTPYTIGYVDFGSGLPLIIGAFGGGFLGVRIGHTLDQKLLQICFSLLILIIAVMMIGSIV, encoded by the coding sequence ATGTTCTTTTTGATATTAGTACTGGCTGGAATCACTGCCGGCATCTTAGCCGGTCTTTTCGGGATTGGTGGCGGCATTCTTTTCACTCCCATCCTTTTTTTGGTATTCACTTCAGCGGGGCTTGAAAATCCTACACCATGGACCATTGCTACGGCTCTATTTTGCACCTTTATTGCATCTATTAGCAGTTCTATTCAACAAAGGAGTGAGAGAAATTTTTATTGGAGGGAGGGAATTCTGCTGGGCCTTTTGGGAAGTTTAGGTGTGTACCTTGGTAAGATTACCGTCACCTCTGCGTATTACACTGAAGATGTTTTTGTGTCGCTATTTTCAATACTGCTGGTAATCGTAGCTGTCCTCTTTTACAAAAGGAGCCGAACAGACAGAAAGCTGCAAATTACGAAAGACTCATTTAGTGTACCGAAGGCAGGTGTGGCTGGAGTATTCGGGGGAGTGATAGCGGCTTTGGCAGGAGTTGGCGGAGGAATTGTACTCGTGCCAATTATGAACCTTGTTTATAAACTAAAGCTGTCGAAAGCTGTGAGTATTTCATCCCTGGCGATTGTATTCATCTCTCTCTCAGGATGGCTCCAGTATGCTTTTTTTGCCGGTGTTCACAACGGATTAACGCCTTACACAATTGGTTATGTTGATTTTGGATCGGGATTGCCATTGATTATCGGGGCTTTTGGAGGAGGCTTTTTAGGAGTGAGAATTGGCCATACTCTGGATCAAAAACTATTACAAATTTGCTTTTCTCTTTTGATTCTGATCATCGCCGTCATGATGATTGGCAGCATCGTCTGA
- a CDS encoding sulfite exporter TauE/SafE family protein produces the protein MTSFKFQLRIFLSLAILLVLGWIIFMTTTQNWYLFRDNWFMTVTMILGSFVAGASSEGGGAIAYPAMTLLFNIGPDVARNFSFAIQSFGMTFAAIWIFLSKIKIEKNYLLIAGIGGAAGILFGSYYIVPLITPSYAKMMFVSFWLSFGMALWVVNFVRSRDSKDHLPVLTTYQKIELLLIGVLGGIFSSVFGNGIDICTFAFVVLKYGLSEKIATPTSVILMASNAIIGTLLNAFVLETMQAEAINYLLVCIPVVIFGAPLGAFVINQIGRKSIAIILITIIVIQFITALFIIQPSFLNIAFSLGIFLLGLVVFFLLTNFKLPNRKRDSTVS, from the coding sequence ATGACCTCATTTAAATTTCAACTGCGAATCTTCCTATCTCTGGCAATTTTACTGGTTCTCGGGTGGATCATTTTCATGACTACCACTCAAAACTGGTACCTTTTTAGAGATAACTGGTTTATGACTGTAACCATGATCTTAGGATCATTCGTTGCCGGTGCAAGTTCTGAAGGCGGGGGTGCCATTGCATACCCGGCAATGACACTTTTGTTCAACATTGGTCCCGATGTAGCGCGTAATTTCAGTTTTGCGATTCAAAGTTTTGGGATGACTTTCGCAGCGATCTGGATATTTCTGTCAAAAATAAAGATTGAAAAAAATTACCTGCTTATCGCAGGGATTGGCGGGGCCGCTGGAATCCTGTTCGGCTCCTATTATATCGTTCCTTTAATTACACCAAGTTATGCTAAGATGATGTTCGTTTCATTCTGGCTTAGTTTTGGGATGGCTCTTTGGGTTGTAAATTTCGTTCGGTCTCGTGATAGTAAAGATCATCTGCCTGTTTTAACTACTTACCAAAAAATTGAGTTATTGCTGATAGGAGTTCTTGGAGGGATCTTCAGTTCCGTATTTGGCAATGGAATTGATATCTGTACCTTTGCTTTTGTTGTGCTGAAATATGGCCTCTCTGAAAAGATAGCAACCCCCACCTCCGTTATTTTAATGGCTTCCAATGCAATTATTGGCACTTTGTTAAATGCATTTGTTTTAGAAACCATGCAGGCCGAGGCTATAAACTACCTGTTAGTATGCATTCCCGTTGTAATTTTTGGAGCTCCTTTAGGGGCATTTGTCATCAACCAAATTGGCAGAAAATCGATTGCAATAATTTTGATTACTATTATTGTCATTCAGTTTATAACAGCTCTTTTTATCATTCAGCCAAGCTTTTTGAATATTGCTTTTTCCCTGGGAATTTTCCTGTTGGGCCTTGTGGTGTTTTTCCTTCTCACAAATTTTAAACTTCCGAACAGAAAAAGAGATTCAACAGTCAGTTGA
- a CDS encoding CoA-binding protein, translated as MLKNAAEAFLKLKRVAIAGVSSSGDVAANIIYRNLKKHGYTVYAVNPNSRIVEGDTCYPSIASVPETPDWVVIATHPDVTPLIIDECIEQKIKKVWIHKSLGNGSYNPDAIKKAEDAGISLIPGSCPMMFLKPVDPVHKCMKWFFKISGKEANPDYAPRNLVVHKAKRKW; from the coding sequence ATGTTAAAAAATGCCGCAGAAGCTTTTTTAAAGTTAAAGAGAGTCGCAATAGCAGGAGTTTCATCCAGTGGGGATGTGGCCGCAAACATTATATATAGAAATCTCAAGAAACATGGATACACAGTATATGCGGTTAATCCTAATTCCCGGATTGTAGAAGGAGATACCTGTTACCCATCTATTGCATCGGTTCCGGAAACACCCGATTGGGTTGTAATTGCCACTCATCCTGATGTCACTCCACTCATTATTGATGAATGTATTGAACAAAAAATCAAAAAGGTCTGGATTCACAAATCACTGGGGAATGGAAGCTATAACCCCGATGCAATTAAAAAAGCAGAAGATGCCGGTATCTCTTTAATTCCCGGAAGCTGCCCAATGATGTTTTTAAAACCAGTTGATCCTGTCCACAAGTGCATGAAATGGTTTTTTAAAATCAGTGGAAAAGAAGCTAACCCGGATTATGCACCAAGAAATTTGGTTGTGCACAAGGCGAAGAGGAAATGGTGA
- a CDS encoding response regulator, giving the protein MKTCVLFPNAFSYNYIDGSVAHSMDVPTSQELHLNPHDLNETFPSRRNTRRNLSLFSPNARNRSKEKPRLLHVEDSAQIRLLVSIFLKNEFEIVSAENGKKAIKEAEKSEYDLILMDINLGSGIDGFETAKKIRKLKKYNDTPIIALTTNDYDHVRDRCISSRMNAYIQKPFDKAYLLGIIQEINKHQAQKTS; this is encoded by the coding sequence ATGAAAACTTGCGTATTGTTTCCTAATGCATTCTCATACAACTATATAGATGGATCTGTAGCTCATTCCATGGATGTTCCCACATCTCAGGAGCTTCATTTGAATCCACATGATTTAAATGAAACGTTCCCTTCGCGAAGGAATACGAGGAGAAATTTGTCTCTCTTTTCTCCCAATGCCAGAAACAGATCAAAAGAAAAACCACGCCTTCTGCACGTGGAAGACAGTGCTCAAATTCGTCTTCTCGTTTCTATATTTCTAAAAAATGAATTTGAAATAGTGAGTGCTGAAAACGGTAAAAAAGCTATCAAAGAAGCTGAAAAGAGCGAGTATGACCTGATTTTGATGGATATTAATTTAGGAAGCGGAATTGATGGATTTGAAACAGCAAAAAAGATCAGAAAACTCAAGAAATATAATGATACACCCATTATCGCTCTAACCACGAACGATTACGATCATGTTCGTGATAGATGTATATCCTCAAGAATGAACGCCTATATTCAAAAGCCGTTTGATAAGGCATACCTGTTAGGAATCATTCAGGAGATAAATAAGCACCAGGCCCAAAAAACAAGTTAA
- a CDS encoding CHAT domain-containing tetratricopeptide repeat protein — protein MRNLYVFYRRQNETSLALNYLNQALEISQKYNLPEETAGVLLSLGVHKRETENLPNLALDHFYDALELSENSNNYQRHFNSYIELGETYHELNNPRDSEKYFKEAIAISESREDNRNYSMAIVRYSNMLTDNQRLSEADTLMQSISDSDLEEIPFNLEVLGKNVKIKLLSNRGELEEALAFSSTTIEEIFDWLQESADMQTGHMRMDEEFSEAFQLHTELLRQLGNFEDAIAVNGRLRNLSRTGFYNNPLLKSQILSEEELIRDHNLSNRIEDLRSRYANATEEQKIYLGNQLASAKAERNNLLNQAFPNYSTSDFEEMLPQARNELNSDQMIIYFSVFEDQIFQYFITTQRIEMKVYPADEQMELLERAVQSFGHASTDLNLLHDVYRNYFADNIPSGIEHIYMIPDGIFYRIPIEILPVNPANSKNSYGSSTYLIENYSVSYLNTLSDLLNTSARTDFSFDLAGFGVSNFSEAGHPNLPDLPFSPQEVTSSSAQLDKFRNKQFFINDSSTESNFRNVAGKAKIIHLATHSKVDDENPLFSSLYMYSGNSVNGEDSVDNKNDGIVHAYELFDLNLNADLIFLSSCESGSGGYLKGSGILGFSRAFAYAGAQSLSINLWPIRDQTASEISSEFYASLNQGNNKAEALREARIHYLNNSNSDPYLWGAFIMYGNISPAVDNYKYLIQLLLSGLLISGLGFIAIAAYQRKTLIRSWIFF, from the coding sequence TTGCGCAATCTATATGTTTTCTACCGAAGACAAAACGAAACAAGTCTGGCGTTAAATTATCTTAATCAGGCACTTGAAATCTCACAAAAATATAACTTACCTGAGGAAACGGCCGGAGTTTTACTCTCATTAGGCGTTCATAAACGGGAAACTGAAAATTTACCCAATTTGGCGTTAGATCACTTTTATGATGCTCTTGAACTTTCTGAAAACTCAAATAACTATCAACGACATTTCAACAGCTACATCGAGCTGGGTGAGACATATCATGAGTTGAATAATCCAAGAGACTCCGAGAAATATTTTAAAGAGGCAATTGCCATCAGTGAATCCCGTGAGGATAACCGAAACTATTCTATGGCAATTGTTCGCTACAGTAATATGCTTACGGATAATCAACGATTAAGTGAAGCCGATACTCTGATGCAATCTATATCCGACAGCGACCTGGAAGAAATCCCCTTCAATCTGGAAGTGCTTGGAAAAAATGTAAAGATCAAACTCCTTAGTAATCGAGGAGAATTGGAAGAAGCTCTTGCATTTTCTTCAACTACAATTGAAGAAATATTTGATTGGCTGCAAGAGAGCGCAGACATGCAGACCGGGCATATGAGAATGGATGAGGAGTTTTCGGAAGCGTTTCAGCTACACACAGAACTGCTACGCCAACTTGGGAATTTCGAAGATGCAATTGCTGTAAACGGACGGCTCAGAAACCTTTCAAGAACTGGATTTTATAACAATCCGCTTTTAAAATCACAGATATTAAGCGAGGAAGAATTGATCAGAGATCATAACCTGAGCAACAGAATTGAAGATCTGAGAAGCAGATACGCAAATGCAACGGAAGAGCAAAAAATATATCTCGGAAATCAGTTAGCAAGTGCGAAGGCGGAGCGGAACAATTTGCTGAACCAAGCATTTCCAAACTACTCGACCAGTGATTTTGAAGAGATGCTGCCTCAAGCAAGGAATGAACTGAATTCAGATCAGATGATCATCTATTTTTCTGTATTTGAAGATCAAATATTTCAATACTTCATCACTACTCAACGTATAGAGATGAAAGTCTATCCCGCAGATGAGCAGATGGAGCTGCTTGAACGTGCGGTTCAAAGTTTTGGGCATGCTTCAACAGATCTGAACCTGTTACATGATGTTTACAGAAACTATTTTGCTGATAATATCCCCTCTGGAATTGAACATATCTATATGATCCCGGATGGAATATTTTACAGAATTCCTATAGAAATTCTGCCTGTAAACCCCGCAAATTCAAAGAATAGTTATGGTTCATCCACATATTTAATAGAAAACTACAGTGTTAGTTATCTCAACACATTATCTGATCTTTTAAATACGTCAGCACGTACTGATTTCAGCTTTGATTTGGCAGGCTTTGGTGTGAGTAATTTTTCGGAGGCCGGCCACCCCAATTTACCGGACCTCCCCTTCAGTCCACAGGAAGTTACAAGCAGTTCAGCTCAATTAGACAAGTTTAGAAATAAACAATTTTTTATAAACGACAGCAGTACGGAAAGCAATTTTAGAAATGTTGCCGGCAAAGCAAAAATCATCCACCTGGCAACACACAGTAAAGTGGATGATGAAAATCCGCTTTTTTCTTCTCTTTATATGTATTCTGGCAACAGTGTAAATGGAGAAGACAGCGTTGACAATAAAAATGACGGCATTGTTCATGCCTATGAGTTGTTCGACTTAAACCTCAATGCTGATTTGATCTTTTTGAGTTCCTGCGAATCCGGTTCCGGAGGATATTTGAAAGGATCCGGGATCCTGGGTTTTTCCAGAGCGTTTGCGTATGCAGGAGCTCAAAGTTTATCTATAAACCTTTGGCCGATACGGGATCAAACCGCTTCTGAAATTTCATCCGAATTTTATGCTTCACTTAATCAGGGAAATAACAAAGCTGAGGCACTCAGGGAGGCACGTATACATTATCTCAATAACTCTAATAGCGATCCCTACCTGTGGGGAGCTTTTATCATGTACGGCAACATTAGCCCTGCGGTAGATAACTATAAATATTTGATCCAGTTACTTTTGTCGGGCTTATTGATATCAGGGCTTGGCTTCATTGCAATTGCTGCATATCAAAGAAAAACCCTGATTAGATCCTGGATCTTTTTTTAA
- a CDS encoding sigma-70 family RNA polymerase sigma factor — MEQDKISSKEFYELITSAETSEVNRISYIFIKRMALYLSTVMKADEETAKDCAQQAFEKVYKKIVNETISEINDVFGYLIRSARNEYLMILRKDKVEVPSEYSYFSGVIGSSGNEIEGSIYSEEKEKLLEYCIKKLKKGKRTFFLQVLKFINEDDKEVAKKLNMSHGNFRTKKSRVVDKLRECVKNTTKDE, encoded by the coding sequence TTGGAACAAGATAAAATTTCGAGTAAAGAATTTTACGAGCTCATTACTTCGGCTGAAACGTCTGAAGTAAATCGTATTTCATATATATTTATAAAGAGAATGGCTTTATATCTCAGTACCGTAATGAAAGCAGATGAAGAAACTGCAAAAGATTGTGCACAGCAGGCATTCGAAAAAGTTTATAAAAAAATTGTAAATGAGACGATTTCTGAAATAAATGATGTTTTTGGATACCTGATTCGATCAGCCCGAAATGAGTACCTGATGATTTTGAGGAAAGATAAGGTAGAAGTACCCAGCGAATACTCATACTTTTCGGGAGTTATCGGTTCGTCGGGTAATGAAATTGAGGGATCGATCTATTCAGAGGAAAAAGAAAAACTCCTTGAGTACTGTATCAAAAAATTAAAGAAAGGAAAGCGAACTTTTTTTCTGCAGGTTTTAAAATTCATTAACGAGGATGACAAAGAAGTGGCCAAGAAGCTCAATATGAGTCATGGCAATTTTCGAACAAAAAAATCAAGAGTGGTAGACAAGTTACGGGAGTGTGTAAAAAATACTACTAAAGATGAGTGA